One window of Perca flavescens isolate YP-PL-M2 chromosome 6, PFLA_1.0, whole genome shotgun sequence genomic DNA carries:
- the wnt4b gene encoding wingless-type MMTV integration site family, member 4b, which translates to MPTVYTVNLTAPLLLLLLWATQPTMATNWLSLARLPRSRPVSGAAPCARLRGLTPGQVGVCRARGEVMESVRKAAEMVIEECQHQFRNRRWNCSTTTRRINVFGRVMNQGTREAAFVHALSSAAVAVAVTRACTRGELERCGCDRKVRGVSPEGFQWSGCSDNLSYGVAFSQTFVDEPERAKGLSAGRPLMNLHNNEAGRKAILHNMQLECKCHGVSGSCELRTCWKVMPPFRRVGVVLKERFDGATEVRLTRIGSRTALLPRDPQVKPPAARDLVYLAPSPDFCHLDPDNGIPGTAGRRCNGTSRLAPDGCELVCCGPGYRAGRAEVVQRCSCKFSWCCSVRCEQCKNTVTIHTCRV; encoded by the exons atGCCAACTGTCTACACTGTCAATCTCACGGCACCACTCCTCCTCCTGTTGCTATGGGCAACCCAACCCACCATGGCAACCAACTGGCT CTCCCTGGCGAGGTTGCCTCGCTCCAGGCCTGTGTCCGGTGCTGCCCCATGTGCGCGGCTGAGGGGGCTGACCCCAGGGCAGGTGGGGGTGTGCAGGGCGCGAGGGGAGGTCATGGAGTCCGTACGCAAGGCAGCCGAGATGGTCATAGAAGAG TGCCAGCACCAGTTCAGGAACCGCCGCTGGAACTGTTCCACCACCACACGTCGGATCAATGTATTTGGCAGAGTCATGAACCAAG GGACTCGTGAGGCGGCCTTTGTGCATGCTTTGTCGTCAGCAGCTGTGGCAGTGGCTGTGACCCGAGCCTGCACCCGCGGGGAGCTGGAGAGGTGTGGCTGTGACAGGAAGGTCAGGGGGGTCAGTCCCGAGG GCTTCCAGTGGTCAGGGTGCAGTGACAACCTGTCCTATGGTGTGGCTTTCTCCCAAACATTTGTGGATGAACCAGAACGAGCCAAGGGCCTGTCAGCGGGGCGACCACTCATGAACCTCCATAACAACGAGGCTGGCCGAAAG GCCATCCTTCACAACATGCAGCTGGAGTGCAAGTGTCATGGCGTCTCCGGCTCCTGTGAGTTGAGGACCTGCTGGAAGGTTATGCCTCCATTCAGACGCGTCGGCGTTGTGCTCAAGGAACGCTTTGATGGAGCCACGGAG GTTCGCCTGACTCGTATCGGATCCAGGACAGCTCTGCTTCCCCGTGACCCCCAAGTCAAACCCCCTGCTGCCAGAGACCTTGTGTACCTTGCGCCCTCCCCAGATTTCTGCCATCTCGACCCTGACAACGGAATCCCTGGGACCGCTGGTAGGAGATGTAACG GAACCTCTCGGCTGGCACCAGACGGCTGCGAGCTGGTGTGCTGCGGGCCAGGGTACAGAGCGGGCCGGGCTGAGGTGGTGCAGCGCTGCTCCTGCAAGTTCTCCTGGTGCTGCTCAGTCCGCTGCGAGCAGTGCAAGAACACAGTCACCATTCACACCTGTAGAgtctaa
- the mlf2 gene encoding myeloid leukemia factor 2 translates to MFRFLNDVDDDPYMMDPFAAHRQQMRLMFGPFGMDPFALAPQIQPPRAPRRQTGALTPFGMMGMGGGFMDMFGMMGEMMGNVERMSGSPNCQTFSSSTVISYSSSDSGPPEVYQQTSATRTGPGGIRETRQSMRDSESGLERLAIGHHIGERGHVMERSRNRRTGDREERQDFINLDETDAAAFDEEWRREAGRYVPPTARALDYGRDRRGGGQQLALTAPPSSTSPPGHRHESPRQRQPHTRPRYDW, encoded by the exons ATGTTTCGGTTCTTGAATGACGTTGATGACGACCCCTACATGAT GGATCCATTTGCTGCTCACAGGCAGCAGATGAGGCTTATGTTTGGACCATTTGGCATGGATCCCTTTGCACTCGCCCCCCAGATACAACCACCCCGTGCACCACGCAGACAG ACTGGTGCACTGACCCCCTTTGGCATGATGGGAATG gGTGGAGGGTTCATGGATATGTTTGGCATGATGGGAGAAATGATGGGAAACGTG GAAAGAATGTCCGGTTCACCAAACTGTCAGACGTTTTCCTCTTCAACAGTGATCTCCTACTCCTCTTCAGACTCGGGGCCTCCTGAAGTTTatcagcagaccagtgcaacgAGAACAGGCCCAGGAGGG ATCCGCGAGACGCGACAGTCAATGAGGGACAGCGAGAGCGGCCTTGAGCGTCTTGCCATCGGCCACCACATCGGGGAACGTGGACACGTAATGGAGCGTTCACGAAATCGCCGCACTGGAGACCGCGAGGAACGACAAGACTTCATCAACCTTGATGAGA CTGATGCTGCAGCGTTTGATGAGGAGTGGAGGAGGGAGGCAGGAAGATACGTTCCCCCGACTGCCCGGGCGCTGGACTACGGCCGAGATCGACGGGGAGGCGGTCAGCAGCTGGCCCTCACTGCCCCTCCCAGCTCGACAAGCCCCCCAGGCCATCGGCACGAGTCCCCCAGACAACGTCAACCCCACACCCGTCCACGTTACGACTGGTGA
- the cdc42l gene encoding cell division cycle 42, like, translating to MQTIKCVVVGDGAVGKTCLLISYTTNKFPSEYVPTVFDNYAVTVMIGGEPYTLGLFDTAGQEDYDRLRPLSYPQTDVFLVCFSVVSPSSFENVKEKWVPEISHHCPRTPFLLVGTQVDLREDSNTIEKLAKNKQRPLYPESGEKLARELKAVKYVECSALTQRGLKNVFDEAILAALEPPETKTKRKCILL from the exons ATGCAAACTATAAAATGTGTTGTGGTAGGGGACGGTGCAGTAGGAAAGACCTGCTTACTGATCTCCTACACAACCAACAAGTTCCCCTCAGAATATGTTCCCACG GTTTTTGACAATTATGCAGTGACAGTCATGATTGGGGGAGAGCCCTATACACTCGGCCTATTTGACACAGCAG GTCAGGAGGATTATGACAGGCTGCGTCCTCTCAGCTATCCACAGACGGATGTGTTCCTTGTATGTTTCTCTGTCGTCTCCCCCTcatcatttgaaaatgtcaaagagaag TGGGTTCCTGAAATTTCTCACCACTGCCCACGTACACCCTTTCTGTTAGTGGGCACACAGGTGGATCTGCGGGAAGACAGCAACACGATCGAGAAGCTGGCGAAAAACAAACAGCGCCCCCTATATCCTGAGAGCGGAGAGAAGCTGGCTCGTGAGCTCAAGGCTGTCAAATACGTGGAGTGCTCTGCTCTGACACAG CGAGGGCTTAAGAATGTGTTTGACGAAGCCATCCTGGCAGCCCTGGAGCCCCCTGAGACCAAAACCAAGAGAAAATGCATCCTGCTATAG